The following proteins are encoded in a genomic region of Diadema setosum chromosome 18, eeDiaSeto1, whole genome shotgun sequence:
- the LOC140241478 gene encoding uncharacterized protein → MDPGGTMVEPPVRRLPPLQVLHGTPALDLDTPPPSPGTPQGEMLPTAPVPAPKSQVQGSQSSLPQFSKEEISHCVQILEECFELLKPQNRPCLRTRGRVSSAFIHNKYSVAIAHHYSDLHSLLVRRAQLQLFRDCMYRASQMRELVLNLQELVLAEQNTLKSLEACECADPTTKLEYLPSLCEELRTQLSDWASIQHQLHSDKWLQLLLPQLRLDFVNMSKTLYYWRDCVLCWLHRLIYTGIRVLAFNHASSMSQELLFNVGRGIEEFNRLLARPSVLFERFTLPRTSLSSVSREAEFMDSPGLIHSCSPYTCSRLLTILAKERSRPVAIRTLHFLTANSKYLTAIKSPGFLFDWQAYYSSLTESLRDDIGGEVTSVTLQSSSSVISAMWDLKDSKALDLSGRTSPLSHVEMYEEEFIVKLLGALATSTNLLQRQVKTSKSSGIMSDLSRKSKTSALSGGGGGLKSRDPSQRKSVRWGDSLTQGTRQQLCGLYFEQLWQEFGSNLGSALQQILWKKYGSDQGEEVVGHVSQVDDLAAMTLVWVMEATCTKEQKNRLSQGALRALQSLATSLQLTTVLAAWDRGMCEVLASMRTDKCLLSHLGPGQMESKTCLLFQQCIIPLLSFLKAIEQHSGPVGPGHPKVFDAEKLGT, encoded by the exons ATGGATCCAGGTGGCACAATGGTAGAGCCACCGGTTCGCAGGCTGCCGCCCCTCCAAGTTCTTCACGGCACTCCCGCACTGGATCTGGATACCCCGCCCCCATCTCCTGGCACCCCCCAGGGGGAGATGCTACCCACAGCACCTGTCCCCGCCCCCAAATCCCAAGTTCAAGGCTCGCAATCATCTCTCCCACAATTTTCCAAGGAGGAGATCTCACATTGTGTCCAGATCTTGGAGGAGTGCTTTGAGCTCCTCAAGCCACAGAATCGACCATGTCTCAGAACAAGGGGTCGGGTGTCTTCGGCATTTATCCACAATAAGTACAGTGTTGCAATTGCACACCACTACTCGGATCTGCATTCTCTGCTTGTCCGTAGAGCGCAACTCCAGCTTTTTAGAGACTGCATGTACAGAGCATCGCAGATGCGAGAACTTGTCTTAAACCTCCAAGAGCTAGTACTAGCTGAGCAGAACACGCTGAAATCATTGGAGGCTTGTGAGTGCGCAGACCCCACCACCAAGTTGGAGTACTTGCCAAGTTTATGTGAGGAGCTACGAACGCAGCTGAGTGACTGGGCATCAATTCAGCACCAACTGCACTCTGACAAGTGGCTGCAACTGCTTCTACCACAACTCCGCCTGGACTTTGTAAACATGAGCAAAACTTTGTACTATTGGCGAGATTGTGTACTCTGTTGGCTTCACAGACTCATATACACGGGTATACGGGTGCTAGCTTTTAACCATGCAAGTTCCATGTCACAAGAATTGCTATTCAATGTAGGCCGAGGTATAGAGGAGTTTAATAGGCTACTTGCCAGGCCATCAGTACTATTTGAGCGGTTCACCCTTCCGCGCACATCACTGTCCTCGGTGTCTAGAGAGGCTGAATTCATGGACTCACCTGGTCTGATTCACTCCTGTTCACCATACACTTGCAGTCGCCTGCTGACAATTCTCGCCAAGGAGCGGTCACGCCCAGTGGCTATCAGGACACTACACTTTCTAACAGCAAACTCGAAATACCTAACAGCCATCAAGAGTCCTGGGTTTCTCTTTGACTGGCAGGCCTATTACAGCAGCCTCACAGAGAGTCTCCGGGATGACATAGGAGGGGAAGTGACCTCAGTAACGTTGCAGTCCAGTAGTTCTGTTATCAGTGCAATGTGGGATCTCAAGGACAGTAAAGCCCTGGACCTTTCCGGACGGACATCACCTCTCAGTCATGTAGAGATGTATGAAGAGGAGTTTATTGTGAAGCTCCTGGGTGCCCTGGCCACCTCCACCAACCTCCTTCAGAGGCAGGTCAAGACCAGTAAGAGCAGTGGTATCATGAGTGACCTGAGCAGAAAGTCGAAGACATCAGCCCTGTCTGGTGGAGGGGGTGGGTTAAAGAGTCGGGACCCCTCCCAGAGGAAGTCGGTGCGGTGGGGTGACTCCCTGACCCAGGGCACACGCCAGCAGCTCTGTGGACTCTACTTTGAGCAGCTCTGGCAGGAGTTTGGCTCCAACCTGGGCAGTGCCCTCCAGCAGATCCTGTGGAAGAAGTATGGCAGCGACCAAGGGGAAGAGGTTGTTGGCCACGTGTCGCAGGTTGATGACCTCGCAGCCATGACCCTGGTATGGGTTATGGAGGCAACATGTACCAAAG AGCAAAAGAACCGGCTGTCACAAGGAGCCTTGAGGGCCTTACAGAGTCTGGCCACCAGCCTGCAGCTGACCACTGTACTTGCTGCTTGGGATAGAG GTATGTGTGAGGTTCTGGCCTCCATGCGTACCGACAAGTGTCTCCTGTCCCACCTTGGCCCAGGCCAGATGGAGAGCAAGACGTGTTTGCTCTTCCAACAGTGCATCATACCTCTCCTCAGCTTTCTCAAGGCCATTGAACAGCACTCTGGCCCCGTGGGCCCTGGGCACCCAAAAG TCTTTGATGCAGAGAAACTGGGCACCTGA